The Sorangiineae bacterium MSr11367 genome window below encodes:
- a CDS encoding sigma 54-interacting transcriptional regulator, with protein MPSIPPPPPQTLVHSLASLQAPPTERSIVTWSDAAGEHTAQLQDRTLVGSAAESGIVIADPTVSRLHAEFHFDERGLWVRDLGSRNGTFVENVMVREARLETGSTIRMGGTTLKLGSEMTTDGATPLWPAHRFGPLVGGSVVMRQLFACLAKFAVTDLAMMIQGETGTGKELVARAIHDASPRKQGPFVIVDCAAVPDALFESELFGHVKGAFTSAVANREGAFEAADGGTVFLDEIGELPIAMQPKLLRVLESRTVRPVGSTEHRRVDVRIVCATHRDLRTMVNAGAFREDLYFRLAGVPILVPPLREHPEDIPLLVEHILGRGASAELLAATANRPWLGNVRELRNFVERARAVGAQQALQMASQQSTGGSPSGTMRAAPSVANTTASMNPALLSNISFQQSFREFRDQWLEVGEREYLSRVLAQHARSIAAAARQAGLDRTYMHRLVRKHLL; from the coding sequence ATGCCCTCGATTCCCCCTCCGCCGCCTCAGACGCTGGTGCATTCGCTCGCCAGCCTCCAAGCACCGCCCACGGAGCGCTCCATCGTGACGTGGAGCGATGCCGCGGGTGAGCATACAGCTCAGCTTCAAGACCGAACCTTGGTGGGCTCGGCCGCCGAGTCGGGGATCGTGATTGCCGACCCCACGGTGTCGCGGCTTCACGCGGAGTTCCACTTCGACGAGCGCGGCCTGTGGGTGCGCGACCTGGGAAGCCGCAACGGGACGTTCGTGGAAAACGTGATGGTGCGGGAAGCGCGTCTGGAGACAGGCTCGACGATCCGCATGGGGGGCACCACGTTGAAGCTCGGCTCCGAGATGACCACGGATGGGGCCACGCCGTTGTGGCCGGCCCATCGCTTCGGGCCCTTGGTCGGGGGCAGCGTGGTGATGCGGCAGCTGTTCGCCTGCCTGGCGAAATTCGCGGTGACGGATCTCGCGATGATGATCCAAGGCGAAACCGGGACGGGCAAGGAGCTCGTCGCACGGGCCATCCACGATGCGTCGCCGCGCAAGCAGGGGCCGTTCGTCATCGTGGATTGCGCCGCGGTTCCCGACGCGCTGTTCGAGAGCGAGCTCTTTGGCCACGTGAAGGGCGCGTTCACCAGCGCGGTGGCCAACCGCGAGGGCGCCTTCGAAGCGGCCGACGGCGGCACGGTCTTCCTCGACGAGATTGGCGAGCTGCCCATCGCGATGCAGCCGAAGCTGCTGCGCGTGCTCGAATCGCGGACCGTGCGCCCCGTGGGCTCGACGGAGCACCGCCGGGTCGACGTGCGCATCGTCTGCGCGACGCATCGGGACCTGCGCACGATGGTCAACGCCGGGGCCTTTCGCGAGGATCTGTATTTCCGTCTGGCCGGGGTCCCCATCTTGGTTCCGCCGCTTCGCGAGCACCCGGAGGACATTCCGCTCTTGGTCGAGCACATTCTCGGGCGCGGTGCCTCGGCCGAACTGCTCGCCGCCACGGCGAACCGCCCCTGGCTCGGCAACGTGCGCGAGCTGCGAAACTTCGTCGAGCGCGCCCGTGCCGTCGGCGCCCAACAGGCTCTCCAGATGGCCTCGCAACAGAGCACGGGCGGCTCCCCCTCGGGAACGATGCGCGCCGCCCCGAGCGTCGCCAACACCACCGCCTCGATGAACCCCGCGCTGCTGAGCAACATCTCGTTCCAGCAGTCGTTCCGAGAGTTCCGCGATCAATGGTTGGAGGTCGGCGAACGCGAGTACCTCTCACGCGTGCTCGCCCAACACGCCCGCAGCATCGCCGCCGCCGCCCGCCAGGCAGGCCTCGATCGCACGTACATGCACCGGCTCGTGCGTAAGCATTTGCTGTGA
- a CDS encoding serine/threonine protein kinase, whose protein sequence is MSDVVLAVLQGPGNFNKLQVLKFLRASLADESDFCAMFLEEARLSARINHPNVAQTNEVGFDGTRYFMAMEYLEGHSLDEVLRRIPPDKCRLNVVLRAVADACVGLHFAHELEDFDGTPLNVVHRDVSPQNIFLTYEGTTKLLDFGIAKASDSKSHTEVGIIKGKLAYMSPEQAMAGQIDRRADIFSMGTILWRLVSGKRLWAGSSEVAALHALASRDIPPPVPQRGIPPELVRICQKAMGPNPAERYPTAIAMHAELERVIASLGGASTADVASMVSEAFAERRREVRATIEARLSASTTTTGITHVTQLPRLEPAAATATVEIDAMPSPPIPPPPTSRMNWGFAGAGLAIALGLVAAAFIARAPSTGPQTHPVAASGSSAPVLPAAQPAKTEVAASMHVEVMLEKERLRPARPPPLSPAPPAQARPQAARARVTPPPVPTAVAVLPAPAPTPAPSPPPLPTVVEPSGPTHPLDKDDPWKK, encoded by the coding sequence ATGTCCGATGTCGTGCTCGCGGTCCTTCAAGGTCCCGGCAACTTCAACAAATTGCAGGTGCTGAAGTTCCTGCGTGCCTCCCTGGCCGATGAATCCGATTTTTGCGCAATGTTTCTGGAGGAGGCACGACTTTCCGCCCGGATCAATCACCCTAATGTCGCGCAAACGAACGAGGTCGGGTTCGATGGCACTCGGTACTTCATGGCCATGGAGTACCTCGAAGGCCACAGCCTCGACGAGGTGCTACGCCGCATTCCCCCCGACAAGTGCCGACTGAACGTCGTCCTCCGGGCCGTCGCCGACGCGTGCGTTGGCCTCCATTTCGCTCACGAGCTCGAAGACTTCGACGGTACACCGCTGAACGTCGTCCACCGTGACGTGTCGCCGCAGAACATCTTTCTGACCTACGAGGGCACGACCAAACTTCTCGACTTTGGCATCGCCAAGGCAAGCGACTCGAAGAGTCACACCGAGGTCGGCATCATCAAGGGCAAGCTCGCGTACATGTCGCCGGAGCAGGCCATGGCGGGCCAGATCGATCGGCGCGCCGACATTTTTTCGATGGGCACCATCTTGTGGCGACTCGTAAGCGGCAAGCGTCTCTGGGCGGGAAGCAGCGAAGTTGCCGCTCTTCATGCGCTCGCGTCACGCGATATCCCGCCGCCGGTGCCGCAGCGGGGTATTCCTCCGGAGCTGGTGCGCATCTGCCAAAAAGCGATGGGGCCCAACCCCGCCGAGCGGTACCCGACGGCCATCGCCATGCATGCAGAGCTCGAACGCGTGATCGCATCGCTGGGCGGTGCCAGCACGGCGGATGTCGCGAGCATGGTGAGCGAAGCCTTTGCGGAGCGACGACGCGAGGTGAGGGCGACCATCGAGGCGCGCCTCTCCGCCAGCACGACGACGACGGGGATCACCCATGTGACGCAACTGCCCCGGCTGGAGCCGGCGGCCGCGACGGCGACGGTCGAAATCGACGCCATGCCGTCGCCCCCCATCCCACCGCCGCCCACGTCGCGAATGAATTGGGGCTTCGCGGGCGCGGGGCTCGCGATTGCTTTGGGGCTCGTGGCGGCGGCCTTCATCGCGCGCGCTCCGTCGACCGGGCCGCAGACGCATCCGGTCGCGGCGAGCGGGTCGAGCGCACCGGTCTTGCCGGCCGCGCAACCTGCGAAGACCGAGGTCGCTGCAAGCATGCACGTGGAGGTGATGTTGGAGAAGGAGCGGCTTCGGCCGGCGAGGCCTCCGCCTCTTTCACCTGCGCCCCCCGCACAAGCGCGCCCTCAAGCGGCAAGGGCGCGCGTTACGCCGCCACCGGTACCGACCGCCGTCGCCGTCTTACCCGCACCGGCACCAACGCCCGCGCCATCACCACCTCCGTTGCCGACGGTGGTGGAACCGTCGGGCCCCACACATCCGCTGGACAAGGACGACCCCTGGAAAAAGTAG
- a CDS encoding acyl carrier protein, translating to MAVRLRQALQEASGDRLPASLLFNYSTIEALAEHLTVRWASARPAMVTLPGSEIIARLKDMSEDEARAFLAAVKA from the coding sequence ATGGCGGTACGTCTTCGGCAGGCCCTTCAAGAGGCGTCGGGCGATCGCCTGCCCGCGTCGCTCCTTTTCAACTATTCCACCATCGAAGCACTGGCCGAGCATCTCACCGTACGATGGGCCTCGGCTCGCCCTGCGATGGTCACCCTGCCCGGTTCGGAGATCATCGCTCGCTTGAAGGACATGTCCGAGGACGAAGCGCGGGCCTTTCTGGCGGCCGTGAAGGCCTGA
- a CDS encoding DUF6184 family natural product biosynthesis lipoprotein, producing the protein MMRATFGCLLGLAGLVGVVSCSSQHRSASAVGTTQTTGGAIVPSKVAVQYVAATRCNREHVCNQIGAGKRYDSVEDCTRDSWRDTHAELGVERCPNGVNESALDKCLYDLGTQVCSTPVANVQRVATCRRQMLCL; encoded by the coding sequence ATGATGCGCGCAACCTTTGGATGCCTCCTGGGACTGGCCGGGCTCGTTGGTGTGGTGTCGTGCTCCTCGCAACACCGCAGCGCGAGTGCCGTCGGAACGACGCAAACCACCGGCGGTGCAATCGTGCCGAGCAAGGTCGCCGTTCAGTACGTCGCGGCGACGCGATGCAACCGCGAACACGTGTGCAACCAGATCGGAGCCGGCAAGCGTTACGACTCCGTCGAAGACTGCACGCGCGACTCGTGGCGCGACACCCACGCCGAACTGGGCGTCGAGCGATGCCCCAACGGCGTGAACGAGTCCGCCCTCGACAAGTGCCTCTACGACCTAGGAACGCAGGTCTGCTCGACGCCCGTCGCCAACGTGCAACGCGTCGCCACGTGCCGCCGGCAAATGCTCTGCCTCTGA
- a CDS encoding serine/threonine protein kinase yields the protein MDIPIEIVQEPASPIRPPSVVSNAPNPFGIDGGGGVVGRYRLIFELGRGGMSDVVLAVIQGPGNFNKLQVLKFLRSSLAQEADFCTMFLEEARLSARINHPNVAQTNEVGFDGSKYFMAMEYLEGQSLDDVLRRIPAEKRPLPVVLRAIADACLGLHFAHELKDFDGTPLKVVHRDVSPQNIFLTYEGTTKLLDFGIAKASDSHSRTEVGIIKGKLAYMSPEQAMSTGQLDRRADVYSMGAILWRIISGRRLWAGGTEVAALQALATREIPPPVANRNTPPEVIRICRKAMACDPEERYPTATALRADLEALIASLGGATSADVGDLVSKAFAERRQEVRAAIDARLSSGTQSISAIELTQLPRLLPASGAPPPEVDTPPASSSTPSVPPPFRRPINWGLVGAGAAVALGLVVAAVLVTRAPAPAEAHTAAATTATAEPSHGPRLQSEVTFEVSPPQAQVFVDDIFLIGRPPRGVFPRDEREHVVRVQAPGFAPKLLEVTFDAASLQVPVTLDKEPYQAAAAPVTSWHAAANRGRVASSPPPSNPAGSTPAPANVAPPPPVTPKPPAVRTAASARAPGLDTDDPWNK from the coding sequence GTGGATATCCCGATCGAGATTGTGCAGGAGCCGGCGTCGCCGATTCGACCTCCGTCCGTCGTTTCGAACGCGCCAAATCCGTTCGGCATCGACGGAGGGGGCGGGGTCGTCGGAAGATACCGCCTCATCTTCGAGCTTGGACGCGGCGGAATGTCCGATGTCGTGCTCGCCGTCATCCAGGGACCCGGCAACTTCAACAAGCTGCAGGTGCTCAAGTTCCTGCGTTCGTCGTTGGCCCAAGAGGCCGACTTTTGCACGATGTTCCTCGAGGAGGCCCGGCTTTCCGCGCGGATCAATCACCCCAACGTGGCGCAGACGAACGAGGTTGGGTTCGATGGCTCCAAGTACTTCATGGCCATGGAGTACCTCGAGGGGCAGAGCTTGGACGACGTGCTGCGCCGCATCCCCGCGGAAAAGCGTCCGCTCCCCGTGGTGCTCCGCGCCATCGCCGACGCGTGCCTGGGCCTGCACTTCGCACACGAGCTGAAGGACTTCGACGGCACGCCGTTGAAGGTGGTCCACCGCGACGTGTCGCCGCAGAACATCTTTCTGACCTACGAGGGCACGACGAAGCTGCTCGACTTCGGCATCGCCAAGGCCAGCGATTCGCATAGTCGGACCGAGGTCGGCATCATTAAGGGCAAGCTCGCGTACATGTCGCCCGAGCAAGCCATGTCGACCGGGCAGCTCGATCGGCGCGCGGACGTCTACTCGATGGGCGCCATCTTGTGGCGCATCATCAGCGGCCGCCGCCTCTGGGCGGGCGGAACGGAAGTCGCAGCGCTCCAGGCGCTGGCCACGCGCGAGATTCCTCCGCCGGTGGCCAACCGGAACACGCCGCCCGAGGTGATTCGCATCTGCAGAAAGGCCATGGCCTGCGATCCGGAGGAGCGCTATCCGACGGCCACCGCACTGCGGGCCGATCTCGAAGCGCTGATTGCCTCGCTCGGCGGTGCCACGTCCGCCGACGTCGGCGACTTGGTCAGCAAGGCCTTCGCCGAGCGCCGGCAGGAAGTCCGGGCGGCCATCGACGCGCGCTTGTCCTCTGGGACGCAGAGCATCTCGGCGATCGAGCTTACGCAGCTGCCTCGTTTGCTGCCGGCGTCGGGCGCACCGCCACCCGAGGTCGACACACCGCCGGCGTCGTCGTCGACCCCGAGTGTGCCACCGCCGTTCCGGCGCCCCATCAACTGGGGCCTGGTCGGTGCTGGTGCCGCGGTGGCGCTGGGGCTCGTGGTGGCCGCCGTCCTCGTGACCCGCGCGCCGGCCCCCGCGGAGGCGCACACGGCCGCCGCGACCACTGCGACCGCCGAGCCGTCGCATGGACCTCGGCTCCAGAGCGAGGTCACGTTCGAGGTGTCGCCGCCCCAAGCCCAGGTCTTCGTCGACGACATCTTTTTGATCGGGCGGCCACCGCGCGGTGTGTTCCCACGGGACGAGCGTGAGCACGTGGTTCGTGTCCAGGCGCCGGGCTTCGCGCCCAAGCTCCTGGAGGTGACATTCGACGCGGCAAGCCTCCAGGTCCCGGTAACCCTCGACAAGGAGCCATACCAAGCGGCCGCCGCACCGGTCACGTCGTGGCACGCGGCGGCGAACCGGGGGCGCGTCGCGTCGTCACCACCGCCTTCGAACCCGGCCGGGAGCACGCCGGCGCCGGCGAACGTCGCTCCGCCACCGCCCGTGACGCCCAAGCCCCCGGCGGTGCGGACGGCCGCCTCGGCCCGCGCCCCGGGTCTCGATACGGATGATCCCTGGAACAAGTGA
- a CDS encoding serine/threonine protein kinase yields MSELTHPVTIGKYQCILRIGQGGMGEVFLGVARGPGGFSKLNVIKRLRHDVAADESFIEMFLNEARLAGRLNHPNIVQTKEVGVEGDAHFMVMEYLEGQTLFYVLRKLRRGEASSAARLGGLGSTFSPMPESSRPSHLSRPPESRPSYAGPPSRPSRPSSTPSYGGPVSSPSYGGPSSSGGVRSRSMHLPHAAASGFSLAMHLQVISDVLAGLHYAHEAQDFAGTPLNLIHRDVAPSNIFITYEGQVKVLDFGIAKAADSGNATRAGVFKGKVAYMAPEQFVNANIDRRCDIFAVGATLWEAAAGTRLWKGLSDVEIFRHLAEGHIPPPSTVAPNANPRLEAICMRALAFNRDQRYETAQELRADLDALIDELGRPTREEIGLVVSDMFTAERAQTNALIEAKLRSLRSQEAAAAGRAAAEGYVAVAPDPTVPAAMSPIAAATAAAAVEPSIPPPQKSSRKGLAVAAIVVLGGVGVGGALLSKGSTSNAPPSTPASASAVSSVPLTSDDAAPQAPPAPAALSLQISATPRTAILYVDDVRLPRNPHIGTIVPDAQSHRLRVEAPGYRSQTEFVQFAGTEPIELHVDLVPEKAAKPTWVPPRKLAPSKSGTTEAPKATETATATTPPSAPPKPAPSAKPKPFEIDVTSPYKK; encoded by the coding sequence ATGAGCGAACTGACGCACCCCGTCACCATCGGAAAATACCAGTGCATTCTGCGAATCGGCCAGGGCGGGATGGGGGAAGTCTTCCTGGGGGTGGCCCGCGGTCCAGGTGGATTCAGTAAGCTCAACGTTATCAAGAGACTGCGGCACGATGTCGCGGCGGACGAGAGCTTCATCGAGATGTTTCTGAACGAGGCGCGCTTGGCCGGCCGTCTCAATCATCCGAATATCGTCCAAACTAAGGAAGTTGGCGTCGAGGGCGACGCGCACTTCATGGTGATGGAATACCTCGAAGGGCAAACGCTCTTTTACGTTTTGCGTAAGCTGCGCCGTGGAGAGGCGTCGAGCGCTGCGCGTCTTGGTGGGTTGGGGTCGACCTTCAGCCCCATGCCCGAAAGTAGCCGTCCTTCGCACCTGAGCCGACCACCGGAGAGCCGGCCCTCGTACGCCGGGCCGCCCTCGCGCCCCTCGCGCCCTTCGTCCACACCGTCGTATGGCGGGCCCGTGTCGAGCCCTTCGTACGGGGGACCGTCCTCGAGCGGCGGGGTTCGCTCGCGTTCGATGCACCTGCCCCACGCAGCGGCCTCGGGTTTCAGCCTGGCGATGCACCTGCAGGTCATTTCCGACGTTCTCGCAGGGCTGCACTATGCGCACGAAGCGCAGGACTTCGCGGGCACCCCGCTGAATTTGATTCATCGCGACGTGGCGCCCAGCAACATTTTCATCACGTACGAAGGGCAGGTGAAGGTTCTCGATTTTGGCATCGCCAAGGCGGCCGACTCGGGGAATGCCACGCGGGCGGGGGTCTTCAAGGGCAAGGTCGCATACATGGCCCCCGAGCAATTCGTAAACGCGAACATCGATCGAAGATGTGACATCTTCGCTGTGGGCGCGACACTTTGGGAGGCCGCGGCGGGGACGCGCCTGTGGAAGGGGCTGTCGGATGTGGAGATCTTCCGCCACCTGGCCGAAGGGCACATTCCTCCGCCGAGCACGGTCGCGCCCAATGCCAATCCGCGACTGGAAGCGATCTGCATGCGTGCCCTCGCGTTCAACCGCGATCAGCGCTACGAGACCGCACAAGAGCTGCGGGCCGATCTCGATGCGCTGATCGACGAGCTGGGACGGCCCACGCGCGAGGAGATCGGTTTGGTCGTCTCGGACATGTTCACCGCCGAGCGCGCACAGACCAACGCGCTGATCGAGGCGAAGTTGCGCTCGCTGCGCAGCCAAGAGGCCGCCGCCGCAGGAAGAGCGGCCGCGGAAGGCTACGTCGCCGTGGCGCCGGATCCGACGGTACCTGCTGCGATGAGCCCCATTGCTGCGGCCACGGCGGCCGCCGCGGTCGAGCCCAGCATTCCGCCCCCGCAAAAATCGAGTCGCAAGGGGCTCGCGGTGGCCGCGATCGTGGTGCTCGGTGGCGTGGGGGTAGGGGGCGCGCTGCTGTCGAAGGGGAGTACTTCGAATGCTCCCCCGTCCACCCCGGCTTCGGCGAGCGCCGTCTCCTCCGTGCCGCTGACCTCGGACGATGCGGCGCCGCAGGCTCCACCGGCTCCCGCGGCGTTGAGTTTGCAGATCTCGGCAACACCGCGGACCGCGATTCTATACGTGGACGACGTGCGGCTTCCCAGGAACCCGCATATCGGGACCATCGTGCCGGATGCGCAATCGCACCGCCTTCGCGTCGAAGCGCCCGGGTATCGTTCCCAGACGGAGTTCGTGCAGTTTGCAGGTACGGAGCCGATCGAGCTTCATGTCGATCTGGTTCCGGAGAAGGCCGCCAAGCCGACGTGGGTTCCACCGCGCAAGCTTGCGCCCTCCAAGTCAGGCACGACGGAAGCTCCCAAGGCTACCGAGACGGCAACGGCAACGACGCCCCCATCGGCGCCTCCCAAACCGGCGCCCTCCGCGAAGCCGAAACCGTTCGAGATCGATGTGACGTCTCCGTACAAGAAGTAA
- a CDS encoding fatty acyl-AMP ligase: MPKNLRYRSLVDLTIRRSRESGGSSASAYTFLLDGEDEAESIDYAELGRRARRIAVGLRGSQPGDRALLIFPPGLDFIAAFIGCLHAKVIAVPAYPPTLARLARGLPRLQAIAANSGANVVLTTQPILGLVEMIAPHAPDLAKLKWIAVDALPEGSEAEWDERAGSNIGPSDVAFLQYTSGSTGAPKGVVVTHGNLLANLECTYEACFRGASDSVYVGWLPPYHDMGLIGQLLQPLYAGYPCVTMSPLHFLQRPLRWLRAITKYRGTTSASPNFAFDLCSRKVSPQERASLDLSSWSVVFNGAEPINAATLRTFSELFGPCGFRSSSFFPCYGLAEATLMVSGGERQGGYRTLDVDADVLEAGRAVPFTPADDHVSRKARTLVAVGKPVGGHEVAIVDDAGQPVGPGVVGELLISGPSVAQGYWGDAESSVFEGNRLRSGDLGFAGDDGDLFVTGRRKDLIIIRGRNLFPQDLEAVVEAAHPSIRRGCSAAFSTQPLQGQQDPHAEREEQLIIVAEVERAPKDPTTIVAAIHKSIADEFAVRPAEVLLLKAATIPKTSSGKLRRFQCRIGHRDKTLDVVHRG, encoded by the coding sequence ATGCCAAAGAATCTCCGATATCGGAGCCTTGTCGATTTGACGATAAGGCGAAGTCGAGAATCGGGAGGTTCCTCCGCGTCCGCGTACACGTTTTTGCTCGACGGTGAAGACGAGGCGGAAAGCATCGACTACGCAGAGTTGGGCCGGCGTGCCCGCCGCATCGCGGTCGGCCTTCGTGGGTCGCAGCCGGGTGATCGCGCACTTCTCATTTTTCCGCCCGGGCTCGACTTCATCGCCGCCTTCATCGGTTGCCTGCACGCAAAAGTCATCGCCGTTCCCGCGTATCCCCCTACCCTGGCGAGGCTTGCGCGCGGCCTTCCTCGGTTGCAGGCCATTGCCGCCAATTCCGGCGCGAACGTCGTCCTCACCACGCAGCCCATTCTCGGGCTCGTCGAGATGATCGCTCCGCACGCGCCCGATCTGGCCAAGTTGAAATGGATCGCCGTCGATGCGCTTCCTGAGGGAAGCGAAGCGGAGTGGGACGAGCGGGCAGGCTCCAACATCGGTCCGAGCGATGTCGCCTTTCTTCAATATACGTCGGGCTCGACGGGCGCGCCGAAGGGCGTCGTTGTCACCCACGGTAACTTGCTCGCGAACTTGGAGTGCACCTACGAAGCGTGCTTTCGCGGTGCGAGCGACAGTGTCTACGTCGGGTGGCTTCCGCCGTACCACGACATGGGCCTCATCGGGCAGCTGCTGCAGCCGCTCTACGCCGGTTACCCGTGCGTGACCATGTCCCCGCTTCATTTCCTGCAGCGCCCACTGAGGTGGTTGCGGGCGATCACGAAGTACCGCGGCACCACCAGCGCCTCGCCGAACTTCGCCTTCGATCTGTGCAGCCGCAAAGTCTCCCCGCAGGAGCGCGCCTCGCTCGATTTGAGCAGTTGGTCCGTCGTGTTCAACGGTGCGGAGCCGATCAACGCGGCCACCCTGCGGACGTTCTCGGAGCTATTTGGTCCGTGCGGCTTCCGCAGCTCCTCGTTCTTTCCCTGCTACGGCCTGGCCGAGGCCACGTTGATGGTGAGCGGCGGCGAACGCCAGGGCGGTTACCGGACACTCGACGTGGATGCGGACGTTCTCGAAGCGGGGCGCGCGGTTCCGTTTACGCCCGCCGACGATCACGTCTCGCGCAAGGCTCGCACCCTCGTGGCGGTGGGCAAGCCCGTTGGCGGTCACGAAGTCGCCATCGTCGACGATGCGGGCCAGCCCGTCGGACCGGGGGTCGTTGGGGAACTCCTCATCTCGGGGCCGAGCGTCGCGCAAGGGTACTGGGGCGATGCGGAATCGTCGGTCTTCGAGGGCAACCGCCTCCGCTCGGGCGATCTCGGCTTCGCGGGCGACGACGGAGATCTCTTCGTCACGGGGCGACGCAAGGACCTGATCATCATTCGCGGTCGCAATCTCTTTCCTCAAGATCTCGAGGCCGTCGTCGAGGCTGCCCATCCTTCGATCCGCCGTGGATGCTCGGCCGCCTTCTCGACCCAGCCCCTGCAGGGCCAGCAGGACCCGCATGCCGAGCGCGAGGAGCAACTCATCATCGTTGCCGAGGTCGAGCGTGCTCCGAAAGATCCGACGACTATCGTCGCGGCTATTCATAAATCCATCGCAGACGAATTTGCCGTGCGACCGGCAGAGGTACTCTTGCTGAAGGCAGCGACCATCCCCAAAACATCGAGTGGCAAGCTGCGCCGCTTCCAATGCCGTATTGGCCATCGCGACAAGACGCTCGACGTCGTTCATAGGGGCTGA
- a CDS encoding acyl carrier protein, whose product METSLSRASLSAQSVRSWLIGKFAAALEVEPDRIQADEPIVSYGLDSMVTVEIAGELEQVLEMRLPPTLVWDYPTIEAIAEHLATMRR is encoded by the coding sequence TTGGAAACGTCACTCAGTCGCGCGTCGCTCTCGGCACAGTCGGTGCGATCTTGGCTCATTGGCAAATTCGCTGCTGCTCTCGAAGTGGAACCGGATCGCATTCAGGCCGACGAGCCGATCGTGAGCTACGGGCTCGATTCGATGGTCACCGTCGAAATCGCCGGTGAGCTCGAGCAGGTGCTGGAGATGCGTCTGCCGCCCACGTTGGTCTGGGACTACCCCACCATCGAGGCCATCGCCGAGCACCTCGCGACGATGCGTCGCTAG
- a CDS encoding cytochrome P450: MLAPISERPSSGPVSISDERDGPPSRDPFNPFTAAFRRDPYPFYRRIRALDPVHWSFVGVWMVTRHADILRILKDPARFSSQLSLWDRYQSNPKFRSLTGEPTPCAAVSEQMMIFRDPPSQTRLRRLVQQAFSPRVVQTMRPWIESYVDRLLDEAERDFSRGHIDIIGDLAWPLPVGVISEMLGVPQADRDFIRLLSRRFAPAFAPMTPGPAMDAANEACAQFVAYFRDLAQERRKCLGPDLLSALLVAEDTGDRLTQAEVISNCFLLFFAGHETTVNLIGNGVNALLRNRDQFERLQKDPGLVPNAIEELLRYDSPFQIVYRNAVETVEIGGRTIQKGEQIFVFLGSANRDEEIYPRPDVLDVTRQGISPLPHVGFGHGIHFCLGAALGRLEAHAALSALLRRYPRLDIVDSVPQWGDNILLRGLRALPVKL, encoded by the coding sequence ATGCTCGCGCCCATCTCGGAGCGTCCGTCCAGCGGTCCGGTCTCCATCTCCGATGAACGCGACGGCCCGCCTTCGCGCGATCCCTTCAACCCGTTCACGGCCGCCTTCCGGCGCGATCCCTATCCTTTCTACCGCCGCATTCGCGCGCTCGATCCCGTTCATTGGAGCTTCGTCGGCGTGTGGATGGTGACCCGCCACGCCGACATCCTCAGGATCCTCAAGGACCCGGCGCGGTTCAGCAGCCAGCTTTCCCTGTGGGATCGCTACCAATCGAATCCGAAGTTCCGCTCCCTCACCGGCGAACCCACGCCGTGCGCCGCGGTGTCCGAGCAAATGATGATCTTCCGGGACCCGCCGTCGCAAACGCGTCTGCGCCGTCTCGTGCAGCAGGCCTTCTCACCCCGCGTGGTGCAAACGATGCGCCCGTGGATCGAGAGCTACGTCGACCGCCTTCTCGACGAGGCCGAGCGCGATTTTTCTCGTGGGCACATCGACATCATCGGCGACCTCGCGTGGCCCCTGCCCGTCGGGGTCATCTCGGAAATGCTCGGCGTCCCGCAAGCCGACCGCGACTTCATCCGCCTTCTCTCACGCCGCTTCGCCCCGGCGTTCGCGCCCATGACCCCGGGTCCCGCGATGGACGCCGCCAACGAAGCGTGCGCGCAATTCGTCGCGTATTTCCGTGATCTCGCCCAGGAACGCCGCAAATGCCTCGGACCGGATCTGCTGAGCGCGTTGCTGGTGGCGGAGGACACGGGCGACCGTCTTACGCAGGCGGAGGTCATTTCCAACTGCTTCCTCCTTTTCTTCGCGGGCCACGAGACGACGGTCAATTTGATTGGCAACGGTGTCAATGCACTGTTGCGGAATCGTGATCAGTTCGAGCGCCTCCAAAAGGATCCGGGCCTCGTCCCCAACGCCATCGAAGAACTGCTGCGCTACGATAGTCCGTTCCAAATCGTGTATCGAAACGCCGTGGAAACCGTCGAAATCGGTGGCAGGACGATCCAAAAAGGTGAACAAATCTTCGTGTTCCTAGGGTCAGCCAACCGCGACGAGGAAATTTACCCGCGTCCCGACGTGCTCGACGTCACCCGCCAGGGCATTTCGCCGCTACCGCATGTGGGTTTCGGTCACGGCATTCATTTCTGCTTGGGGGCAGCCCTCGGACGTCTCGAGGCACATGCTGCGTTGTCGGCGCTTCTGCGACGTTATCCGCGTCTGGATATAGTAGATAGTGTGCCTCAATGGGGGGACAATATCTTGCTGCGCGGTCTTCGCGCCCTTCCGGTCAAGCTCTAG